ACTGGGATTCGAACCTACGCGTATACGCGAAAGAAATCTACTCATGTAAACGAGCCCTAACACCCTATTCTCTTAACAGCACTGGCAAATGATTGAACTTTGATTCCTCTTCATTCATTTCGAACAAAATTCCGATACTTTCATAAAACACAATTCGTGCAAAGCGCATTTGCAAATACTGTCTGGTGGGATTCGCACAATTTGCTGGTGATAACAAATAAAGTGCTATAAAATAATAGCGTTTGGTGCATTCAATACATCTGCtgctaatttaaataataaattatggatgtaagtgtgtgtgtgtgcgtggaGCAATAGCTAGTGTTTGCTTTTGTACCGGCCATAAGATCAAACATTttcattatatttgcatttatagATTGAAATATTGTCAACGGTGGGCTCTAAATCATACGGCAAATGCCACATTCCTGCTAGTACCACAGTTGGTGATTTGCGGTATATCATACATAAGCAATATGCAAAAACGCCGGCCCCCGAGCGGCAGTCCCTTCGTTTAGAACCCCGTGGCAAGGCGCTAAAGGAGACTGACACGCTGGAAACCCTTAATATTGGACAgtcaaataaaatatatataaaagattTGGGACCCCAAATTGGGTGGAAGACTGTTTTTTTGGCTGAATATGCCGGCCCGCTATTTGTTTATCTTATCTTCTATGCGCGCCCAGCTATTATTTATGGCGAAGCAGCAGATAAACCTATGTCACTAACCGTACAGTAAGTTTTTCAGATATAAACTTTCACCTAATAAGCATTAGATattcactttaaaaaattacCTCATACATACATAGAGATAACCAAAGCTACTCAAAACCACAATTTTGCGACCTACTTTAACCTTTTAGTCATTTCAACGTATTTATATAGTCGGCGCTTTTGCATATATAAAACGAGTCGTTGAAATAGCTATGCTTGAAAGCAATGCTTCACAAGCGCTCATTAATTTTTGCATTAATTATTGTTTGCTTTTATATTTCGCACATGTATATATTAACATTTGTATTATAAACATatcttgatttttttattttgtagtaTTGCCGCTGCCTGCTACACGGTACATTATGCCAAAAGAATTTTAGAGACCATTTTCGTGCACCGTTTTTCACATGCCACAATGCCTATACGAAATCTCTTCAAGAACTGCAGCTATTATTGGGGATTTACAGCATATGTGTCATATCATGTAAATCATCCCTTATACACAAGTCCTTGCGTACTTCAAGTGTGGGGTTTCTTGGCGGCCTTTGCGGTATGAAAATTTAGTGATATTTTAAAAACAATGAAAACTACTGAACAATTTACTTGATACAGATCTGTGAATTAGGCAACTTTTCCATTCATATTGCGCTACGCAACTTGCGTCCGCCGGGCACGAAAGTAAGGCGTATCCCAGTACCTGACGATAATCCTTTTACAAAGTTATTCAAGTAACTATAACAAtatctttgtaattttaaatgtatttattGAATGTACTATCTATTTTT
The Eurosta solidaginis isolate ZX-2024a chromosome 5, ASM4086904v1, whole genome shotgun sequence DNA segment above includes these coding regions:
- the Sc2 gene encoding very-long-chain enoyl-CoA reductase gives rise to the protein MDIEILSTVGSKSYGKCHIPASTTVGDLRYIIHKQYAKTPAPERQSLRLEPRGKALKETDTLETLNIGQSNKIYIKDLGPQIGWKTVFLAEYAGPLFVYLIFYARPAIIYGEAADKPMSLTVHIAAACYTVHYAKRILETIFVHRFSHATMPIRNLFKNCSYYWGFTAYVSYHVNHPLYTSPCVLQVWGFLAAFAICELGNFSIHIALRNLRPPGTKVRRIPVPDDNPFTKLFNLVSCPNYTYEIGSWLAFSLMTQCLPALLFAIAGAYQMTIWALGKHRNYKKEFKDYPKCRRAIFPFLV